The Cumulibacter manganitolerans region AATGTCTGAGGCGTACCTAGCCGCTGAAGCTCTTGCGGAGGCGCCCGAGAGCTACTGGTCGACGAAGACAACTGATGGTGTTTCCTCGCTCCTCGCGGCTGCGATCGAGGCCACCGACGCCGTGACGGCGGAAAAGTGTTACAAGAAGCCCCCGGGGGACACAGCCTGCATGAAAGTCGTCGAGACCGCAGGGGAGGCATACCGAGCTGCTAATGCCGTCATGGCCGAGCTCCCCGCGCCGACCACCAGCGCCGCCCCAAGCGCCAAGCCAAGCGCCGCGCCGGCACCGCCCGCGGCGCCGATGACCGGCTCAGGAGACAGCGTTTTGCCCGTATCCATACCGGGCATCTCAGCACTAATCGTTGCGTACGATGGTGGGAGTAACTTCGTCGTCAAAACGGACACAAATGACCTACTGGTCAACACCATCGGTTCTTACAAGGGCACCGTCGCTGTCGGCTTGGACGGAAAGCCCGTCGGCAATCTGATCATCAACTCCAGCGGGCCGTGGAGTGTCCAGGTGGTGCCCCTCGCGTCGATCGAGATGCGTGCGCTACCCACAAGCGGCACAGGCGACAGCGTGTTTCTCCTGGGTCAGGCGCCAGGGGCGGTTCCGTTCTCGTGCATCAGTTGCCAGCACAACGTGGTGCTCCGGTTCATATCGACTAAAAGCAGTCAACTTTTGGTCAATGCGATCGGTTCGTACAGCGGCACGCTGTTTATCCAGGGATATGGGTTAGTCGTGATTAGGGCAGATGAAGCCTGGACGATGGGGTGACCCGATGGGTTGTGGCCCCATCCCTACGACAACGGTTCTGTATATCAGGTCCGCAGCAGGGACCGCAGCGTGCCGATCGTGTCGGCGTCCGCCGGCGGCTTGTCGTCGCGGTACCGCTTGACCCGCGCGAACCGCAGCGCGACGCCGCCGGGATAGCGCGAGGACGCCTGGACGCCGTCGATCGCGATCTCGACCACGAGCTCCGGGCGCAGGAACACCGCGTGCTGCGTCCGGCGCGTCTCGTACTGCGGGAAGGTGGCCGTCTGCCACCGCAGGAGCTCGTCGGTCAGCCCCTTGAACGTCTTGCCGACCATCACGAATTCTCCGGGCTCGCCGTAGTCGCCCGCGGGGTCGAGCGCCCCGAGGTGCAGGTTCGACAGCCAGCCACGCCGCCGCCCCGACCCCCACTCGGCGGCCAGCACCACCAGGTCGTAGGTGTGCACCGGCTTGACCTTCAGCCATGCCTTGCCGCGGCGGCCCGCGGCGTACGGGCTGTCGACGTCCTTGATCATCACGCCCTCGTGACCGGCCGCGAGCGCCTCGTCGAGGACCCGCGCGGCTTCGTCGGCGTCGTCGGTGACGGCGCCGTCGATCAGCAGGTCGGGGGCGAGCCGGGTCAGCTCCTCGCGCCGGCGGCGCAGCGGCTCGTCGATCAGGTCCCGACCGTCGACGTGCAGGACGTCGAAGAACCGGGGCGCGAGCAGCTCGGCGCGCGGAGCGCTCGCGCCGAACCGACTCATGGTCTCCTGGAAGGGTCGGGGCGCCCCGTCCTGGTCGAGGGTCAGCGACTCGCCGTCGAGGATGACGTCGGAGCACGGGAGCGCGCGCGCCGCGTCGACGATCTCGGGAACCCGGCCGGTGACGTCGGCGAGGGTGCGGGTGAACACGCGGACGTCGGTCCCGCGCCGGTGCACCTGGATGCGGGCTCCGTCGAGCTTGTGCTCGACGGAGGCCGGACCGTCGACGACCCGGAGGCCGTCGCCGACGTTCGCGGCGGTCGAGGCCAGCATCGGCTGCACGGGGACGCCCACGGCCAGGCCGATGCCCGCCACGGCGTCCGGCTCGAGCAGGGCGCGGGCGATCGTGCCGCCGAGGGAGCCGCCGAGCATCACCGCCCGGCGCACGGCGTCCTTGGGCAGGCCGGCCGCTGCCGCGGCCGCGTCGACGAGCACGCCCTCCAGCGCCCCGGTGCGCACCTCGCCGCCGAGGACGCGCATCAGCAGGTCCTGCTCCGGCTCCGTCGCGGCGGTGAAGAGCCCGGCCAGCACGGCGCTGCGGGCCGCTGCCGATCCGCTCCCGCCGAGCGCCGCGTACCGCTCGAGCGCGCGGTCCAGATCGCGCACGGTCAACGACGGGGCGCCGGCGGGCGATGCGGCGGCGCGGGCGGTCTGCAGGCCGCGCCAGCCAATGCCGACGCGGCCCTGCCGGGGCCGCCCGAGCAGCACGCCGACCAGCGCCTCCACCTCGTCCGGGCGAGCGGACGCCAGCAAGGTCGCGAGCGCCGCCGTCTTCGCGGTGCGCGAGCGGGTCGCCGCCACGTCGCTCAGGACGGCGTCCACGTGGGCGAGGCTGGTTCCGTCGGCGGCAGTCGTCATGCGCCTCATCCTGCCCGGGGTTGTGAGCCACCGCACCGGCGGTACGCCGGGGCCACCTAGCCTGGGGTGGACAAACTGCGTACGATGAACAATGCGCTACAGGTCTGCGCTGCCTCGGAATGGAGCAGGCCGTGCCCGACGTCCGCCGTCGCATCGCGCGAGCCTCCTGAACCACCGGACCGGTTCGCGTCGCCGCTGGCGGCCCGTCGTCAAGGGACCTGGCGCGCGACCACAGTCCGATATCCATGTCCGGAGCAACCTTCTACATGACCGCTACTACCGCGAGCGCCACGACGACCCCGCAGGTCGCCATCAACGACATCGGCTCGGCCGAGGACTTCCTCGCCGCCGTCGATGCCACCATCAAATACTTCAACGACGGGGATATCGTCTCCGGCACGATCGTCAAGGTCGATCGCGACGAGGTACTGCTTGACATCGGTTACAAGACCGAGGGCGTCATCCCTTCCCGTGAGCTGTCCATCAAGCACGACGTCGACCCCAACGAGGTCGTCGAGGTCGGCGACGAGGTCGAGGCTCTGGTCCTGCAGAAGGAGGACAAGGAAGGCCGGCTGATCCTGTCGAAGAAGCGCGCTCAGTACGAGCGGGCCTGGGGCAAGATCGAGGAGCTCAAGGAGAAGGACGAGCCCGTCACGGGCACCGTCATCGAGGTCGTCAAGGGCGGCCTCATCCTCGACATCGGTCTGCGCGGCTTCCTGCCGGCGTCGCTGGTCGAGATGCGCCGCGTGCGCGACCTCCAGCCGTACGTCGGCAAGGAGATCGAGGCCAAGATCATCGAGCTCGACAAGAACCGCAACAACGTGGTCCTGTCGCGCCGCGCCTTCCTCGAGCAGACCCAGTCGGAGGTCCGCAGCGAGTTCCTGCACCAGCTGCAGAAGGGCCAGGTCCGCAAGGGCGTCGTGTCCTCGATCGTCAACTTCGGCGCGTTCGTCGACCTCGGTGGCGTCGACGGCCTGGTGCACGTCTCGGAGCTGTCCTGGAAGCACATCGACCACCCGTCCGAGGTCGTCGAGGTCGGCAACGAGGTCACCGTCGAGGTTCTCGAGGTCGACCTGGACCGCGAGCGCGTCTCGCTGTCGCTGAAGGCGACCCAGGAGGACCCGTGGCGGCAGTTCGCCCGGACCCACCAGATCGGCCACGTCGTGCCCGGCAAGGTCACCAAGCTGGTTCCGTTCGGCGCGTTCGTCCGCGTCGAGGACGGCATCGAGGGCCTGGTGCACATCTCGGAGCTGGCCGAGCGCCACGTCGAGATCCCCGAGCAGGTGGCGCAGGTCGGCGACGAGATCATGGTCAAGGTCATCGACATCGACCTCGAGCGTCGCCGCATCAGCCTCTCGCTGAAGCAGGCCAACGAGGGCGAGGGCGGCGAGAAGCCGGAGTTCCACCCCGAGGCCTACGGCATGGAGGCCCAGTACGACGAGCAGGGCAACTACATCTACCCCGAGGGCTTCGACGCCGAGACCCAGGAGTGGCTGCCCGGCTACGAGCAGCAGCGCGAGAACTGGGAGCGGGAGTACGCCGCGGCCCAGGCTCGCTACGAGGCCCACATCAAGCAGATCGACGAGGCCAAGGCGGCCGATGCCGAGGCCGCGATCGAGCAGGGCACCGGCGGCTCGTTCTCCTCGAACAGCGAGTCCGGCTCGGGCACGCTCGCCTCGGACGAGGCACTGGCCGCGCTGCGTGAGAAGCTGGCCGGCGGCCAGTAGCACCTCCGCGACACACGAGAAGACCCCCACCCGCTCGGGTGGGGGTCTTCTTGTCGTAGTGAGCGGCGACCGACGAGGCCGGCCGCGTCGCGGGAGGCGGTGCGCTACAGGGACATGATCAACGCGAACGCCGGGCGGGCGTGCTGGCCGGTCTGGCGCATCCAGTCCAGCGAGTGACGCGAACGGCTCACGCTGAACATGTGCCACCAGCGCCGCGGGCGGACCCGCATGGCGTAGTAGTCACGGGTGGCCGCCAGCTCGCGGCAGTACACGCGGTCGCCGCGGCCGAAACGGTGCCGGCCGGCACGCTGATGGGGAAGCGCGTGTCGCGACATGGGGCCCCCTTTGTGAGGGTCGGAAGGGATTGCACAGGTCGCTTACTAGACTAGGTCCGGCCGGCCCCGGGCCCGGCGCAACACGCCGGACCGATCCCACCAGTATCCGGGTGTCGCAGCGGACACACTGGTCACACGACGTACGAAGCGGAGACAGCGGATGCTGAACATCGGACTGACCGGCGGTATCGGCGCGGGCAAGAGTGCCGCCAGCGCGGCGCTGGACGCGATCGGCGCGACGATCGTAGACGCCGACAAGATCGCCCGTGAGGTGGTCGAGCGGGGCACCGTGGGGCTGGACCGGGTGCGCGCCGAGTTCGGCGACGCCGTCCTGGACGCCGAGGGCGCGCTCGACCGCCCGGCGCTGGCCGCCGTGGTCTTCAACGACCAGGCGGCCCTGGCCCGGCTCAACGCCATAGTGCATCCGCTCGTGCGGGCCCGCAGCCAGGAGCTGGTCGAGGCGGCCGGCCCGGACGCCGTCATCGTCCACGACATCCCGCTGCTCGCCGAGGGCTCGATGGCGCCGTCGTTCCACCTCGTAGTGGTCGTCCACGCGCCGGAGGAGCTGCGCGTGCAGCGGCTGACGACGGCGCGGGGCATGGACCGCGCCGATGCGCTGGCCCGGATCCGGGCGCAGGCCGACGAGCAGTCGCGGCTCGCGATCGCCGACGTGGTGCTCGACAACGCCGGGTCGCTCGAGAGCCTGGGGGAGCAGGTGGCCCGGCTGTGGCACGAGCGTGTCACGCCGTACGCCGAAGGACTGCGTGAGCACCGTCCCGCGCTGGTGCGGATCGCCCCGCGAGAGGGAGCCGCACAGCGCGAGCTGGCCCGGCTGGCCTACGCCGCGCGGTCGGTCGGCGGCTCCGCCACGCTGGCCGGCCAGCACGTGCAGCTCTCCGGCGCCCCCGAGCGGCTGCGCGCGGCGCTCGCCGCGGCCGGCTGGTTCGGCGACCCGACGTTCTCCTCCGCCGACCCGGCGGCGCTGCTCACGGCACACATCGTGGACGCAACCGGCCAGGTCACGGCCGGTGGATGAAACCCGCACGGGTAGTGTTGCGTCACAGGCATCGCCTGGGCGCCACTCGGGATCGGGCAAACATCGAAGGGTTGTTCTCGTGTCAGCAAAACTCACCACGACCAAGAAGATCGCGGGTGTGGCCAGTGCCTTCGCCGTGCTGTTCGCAGGAGCCGCCTGCACGAAGCAGGTGACCGGAACGGCTACCGCGGCGCCGCACTCGGAGAAGACGACCGAGAAGACCACCGAGAAGTCCAGCAGCAAGTCCAGCAGCAAGTCGGGGAGCAAGACCTCCTCGGAGGACAGCACGAGCGAGTCCTCGAGCGGCGGCAACGGCGGCGGGACGGCCGCGGCCCCCGAGCAGCCCTACTCCTACACCGACGGCACGACGGTGAAGCTGGACGCCGCGACGGAGAAGAACGACATCTCCGGGCTGCTCAGCAACGAGGTGGGCCGAGTGCTCACCTTCCACGTGGACAACAAGTCGAAGTACACCCTCGACCTGAGCTCCACGGCGACGTACGCCGAGGTCGACTGCGAGGGCAGCTCGGAGTACGTGTTCCCCAGCGAGCCGATCGGCGGCCCCGAGCAGCTCTCCAGCGGCCAGAAGGGCGACTATCAGCTGTACGTCGGCGTCAAGAAGGCCGACGTGGGAAAGACCTGCACGATCACCTTCCCGTTCAAGACGACGGACTCCGGGGTCACCGTCGACGAGGCGACGTTCTCGATGAAGGTGAGCTAGCCTCAGCCGCCGACCGAGGCCGACCGGAGCGATCCGGTCGGCCGCGCTCGTTCCGGGCAACCCGCGCGCGCGGCGCCCGCGATCGGCTGGTAGAGTTCTCCTTCGCACCTGGGCGATTGGCGCAGTGGTAGCGCACTTCGTTCACACCGAAGGGGTCACTGGTTCGAACCCAGTATCGCCCACCAGAACCGCAGCCCCCGGCGTCCCGAGCAGGACGCCGGGGGTTTCGCGTATGCAGCGCCCCCGCGGATCGACAGGGCGCCACCGGCCGCCTTACCGTTGACGGGAGTGCATCCACTCTGCGAGCTGACCTACGAGACGTGCCGCGACCGGCAGCGGTACGCCGAGCGGCTCGAGCTCGCCTTCGTGGACGATGCCGCTCACTTCATCACCGACGACGCCCCGGACGAGGTCGCCGCACTGTCGCTCAACTGGTTCGCGCAGGCGGCCTGACCTCGCACCGGGGTGTGCCGTTCGGCCGCTCCGGTTGCCGGCCCTCAGCGTTGCGTCGGACTGACCGGGTTGGAGGCCGCCGATCCCGGACCGGTCCCGATCGCGTTGGTCGCCTGGACGACGAACGTGTAGGTCGCGTTGAACTTCAGCCCGGTGATGGTGGCGGTCGTCGCCGGTGGGTTGCCGGTGATGGTCGTCGGAGTCTGCGCCTTTCCGCCGACGTACGGAGTGATGGTGTAGCCGGTGATGGCGCTGCCGCCGTCCGACGGGGCGGTCCACGTCACGGTCGCCGAGCGGACGCCGGCGGTGGCGACCACGGCCGTGGGCGCCCCGGGCGCCGCGGCCGGGACGACGGCGTTCGAGGGATCGGACGCCGGTCCGGTGCCGACCGCGTTGGTCGCGGTGACGGTGAACGTGTAGCTGGTGCCGTTGGTCAGGCCGGTCACCGTGGTCCCCGTCGCGGGCGGGTTGCCGGTCACAGTCACCGGGGTGCCGGCGGTCGTGCCGGCGTACGGCGTAACGGTGTACTTGGTGATGGCGCTGCCGCCGTTCGGCGGAGCCGTCCAGCTCACCGTCGCCGACGTGTCGCCGGCGGTGGCGGTGACGCCGCTCGGTGCGGCCGGTGCCGTCGGCGCGCTCGGCGTGACGGCGTTCGAGGGATCGGACGCCGGTCCGGTGCCGACCGCGTTGGTCGCGGTGACGGTGAACGTGTAGCTGGTGCCGTTGGTCAGGCCGGTCACGGTGGTCCCCGTCGCGGGCGGGTTGCCGGTGACGGTGACCGGGGTGCCGGCGGTCGTGCCGGCGTACGGCGTGACGGTGTACTTGGTGATGGCGCTGCCGCCGTTCGGCGGAGCCGTCCAGCTCACCGTCGCGGAGGCGTTGCCGGCGGTGGCGGTGACGCCGCTCGGTGCGGTCGGTGCCGTCGGCGCGCTCGACTGGCCAGGGGTGAACACCGCGTCGACGTAGTAGTTCTCGCCGTGGTAGGTGTTCACCGGGAAGGTGGTCGAGCCGCTATAGCTGTAGAGGTCGTTGGCGACGCCCTGGCTGTTGCGCAGCGCGTGCAGCGGGGGGCTGTCGAGGCTGCCGTTGCCGTCGGGCTGCGGGGAAGGGTGCAGATACATGTACCCGGCATCCTGCGAGTAGTGCCCGACCGGCGCGTAGTAGGAGACGACGTAGGTCGTGTTCCCGGTGACCGCGACCGGGGTCGCGAACGACACCAGCTGCCAGCCGCTGGCCGTCTCGTTGGAGAAGGTGGCCCGAGCAAGGAGCTGGCCGCCGGCGGTCCACAGGTTGCCGATGTGGGTGCCGGTGTTCTTGCTGGACTTGTAGAAGCGGACCCCGGTGACGGTGCCGGCGACCTCGGTGGTGAACTGCATGCCCAGCTCGACGGCGCCGGTATCGCCGGAGTCGACGCCGCCCGGGGTGACGTTCGGTCCCCAGATCGAGCACGGGCACGCGACTGTGACGCTGACGCCGGCGCCCGGGGTCTGCAGGTTGCCGCTGTCGTCGACCGCCCGGGCCATGACGGTGGTGCTCGGGTAACCGTGCGCGATCCACGTGTAGGACCAGCTCGTCGTCCCGGTGGCGGGCTGCCAGGACTTCCCGGCATCGGTGGACACCTCCACGCCGGCGACCACGCCGCCCCCGGAGTCGCTCGCCGTCCCGCTGACCGTCACCTTCGCGCCGTCCGCGACGGTGGTGCCCGAGGCCGGCGAGGTGATGGCGGCGGTGGGTGGCGTGCCGTCGGCGGAGGCGGTAGCGGGCGTCAGGCCGGCGATCAGCGTGGCGGGCTGGACTCCCTGGTCGGCGAAGAGGTTGACGGTGGCCTGCTGCATGTTCTTGTCCGGGGCCTTGCCGGTGGTGGCGCCGTCGAGGCCCCAGGCCCACTGCACGGTGCCGGCGCCGAAGACGAGCGCGCCGCTCGTCGCCCGGTACAGGGTCAGGTTGTGGGTGACCGGGATCCCTTGCGCGACGCTGGTCCCGTAGTCGACGAACGCCTCCGCGGCCGCCGTCGTCGAGGACAGCTTCACCAGCCCGACCGGTTGCGATCCGTTGTTGGCTGCCTCGTCCCACTCGTAGCCGAGGGTGCCGAGCCCGGAGCCCAGCGTCAGGGTCTGGCCGGCGGCCAACGACGCCACCGCGGTGTTGCGCCACAGCCGAAGCTTGGCGTACTGGGCGGGCACCTGGATGTCCGTCGTGCCGGAGTTCACCAGGAAGAACTGCCCGGTCAGCGAGTTCTCGGCCCGGGCGTCACCGGGCGGGCTGAATCGGGGGTCGCGCCAGGTGCCGGTCCAGGTGGGCGGGTCCTGCGGGTCGACAGGGGCGTCGAAGTGAGTCTCCTTGTACGTGACGAGGGTGCGTCCGGCGGCCTTGGCGGCGTCGATGCTCGGTTCCCACCGGGTCTTCCAGAACACCTCGTTGCCGCTGAAGAACGCGAGGTTGAGGCCCTTGTCGCGGGCCGCCTCGACGTTGGCGCGTTGCTCCCCGGACCAGTACTCGTCGTGACCGACCGACAGGAAGACCTTGTGGTTGGAAAGCAGCGGTCCGCGAGTGGCAACGTCCAGCCCCGTGGTGTAGCTGACGTCGTAGCCGTTCGCCTCGAGGAATCGGATCATCGGGTACTCGGCGTACAGCAGGCCGTTCGAGGTGTCGTTGTTGTTCAGCGGGCGGTTGTACGACACCTTGTACGCGCCCTTGTAGCCGCCCGGGCTGCCGGGCGGGCACGCCACGTTGCACTGGTAGAGGCTGTTGCCGCCGTACGTGTTGTACGCCTGCCAGGTCTCGTCGGAGGTCTGGAACAGCATCGCCGAGGTCCCGGTGTCGTTACGCACGACGAAGGGCACCAGGCTGTCGCCACCGGTGTCGTCCCGCACCAGGTGCGCCAAGTAGACGCCCGACACCGCCGTCGTCGGCACCGCCCAGGAGGCGGTGACCGCCCAGTTGCCGCAGTCGACGAGACCGGAGGTCGCATCGGTCAGGCAGCTGGGCTGGTTCTGCGGAAGGGTGACGCTGGGCTTCACGCCCGCCGTGATGATCCGGGCACCGTTGCCCTGGTAGTAGCCCATGCGCAGAATGTCCAGGTGGATGGACTTGGCCGTGGTGCTGATCTTGAAGGAGACGGTCTCGCCGGGGCTCGCGCTCGCGGCGGTCGCGAAGCCCTGGATCGTGGAGTCGCCGGACCCGCTGACCTGCCAGTCGCTGGGCGGGTCGCCGGGCAGGCTGTTCTCGCACGCGATGACGCTGCCACCGGGGTCGCAGACGCCGGCCGCGGCGGCCGGCTGTGCTCCGAAGGTGCCGGGCACCGCCACGGTGACCATGGCGATCATCAGGACGAGCGGCAGCCACGGCAGCAGGTGCCGCACCTGCGACGAGGCACGGCTCGAGCGCGGGAGGACGTGAGCGGTCATGGTGATCAGCCTCCGGGCTTCGCGGCGGGCTGGGCGCTGAACGTGCCCCCGAAGGCGCTGCGGCCGTGGCCGTTGCTCTGACCGGGGCCGGAGTCTCCGCTGTAGTAGTAGAGCGGGTACCCCTCGAGGGTGATCTGCTCGCTGCCGTCCGGCCGCTTGATGTTGCCCACCTCCGGGGCGCTCACCTTGTTGCCCGGTCGCGGCTTGCCGCCGTAGCTGCGCGCCGGCAGCCATTCCGCCGTGCAACCGCCCACGCACTTCGAGCTGCCGGCGGTGTCGAGCGAGAACCGGTACAACGTGCGGCCGGCCCCATCGACAACCTTGACGCCGAACGACGACGCGGCCAGCCCGATGACGGCGGCCGGCGGCGGCTTCACGGCTTCGTCGCCGTCCGGAGAGAGAACCGGCGCGCTCGCGGTGGACGACGGCTGTGGGCTGGCGGTCGAGCCGGTCGGATTCAGCACCACCAGCACGCCCACGGCCGTGGGGACGAGCCCCAACCCCGCGAACAGCAAACGCTTGCGCTTCACAACGCCCCCCGATGACGATGCCCTGCAGGACCCCACGGCGTGCATCGTCACACCCGGGGCGCGACCTTGGGCACCGTAGATCCACTGGCGTCCGGCGGAAAAGTTCCGGCTCGCGCGGCGGCCGGCCGTGGCGTCAGCGCCAGAGCGGGATCCAGCGCGGCACCCACGAGGGCACGCCGGTGACGTGCAGCACCACGACGATCACGCCGTACACGAAGGCTGCGGTGGCGAGCCCGATCAAGACCCGGATCCAGATCGCCTGCGAGTTCACCCAGCGGGTCCAGCCCAGCACCTTGGCCTTGGTGAAGTCCAGCAGCCGTTCCGCCCACGCGAACTCGGTCGCCAGGATCGCCAGGCCCGCGATCACCACGAGCCAGCCGGGCCCGGGAAACGGGATCATGACGACGCCGGCGACCAGGACCACTGTGCCGACGACACCGACGCCTATCCGGTACGTCTGCTTGAGGGCGGGGTTGGACTCGATGCGGGCCCGGAAGCCGACCCGGTCGGCGATGTCGTCCAGCAGCCC contains the following coding sequences:
- the rpsA gene encoding 30S ribosomal protein S1; this translates as MSGATFYMTATTASATTTPQVAINDIGSAEDFLAAVDATIKYFNDGDIVSGTIVKVDRDEVLLDIGYKTEGVIPSRELSIKHDVDPNEVVEVGDEVEALVLQKEDKEGRLILSKKRAQYERAWGKIEELKEKDEPVTGTVIEVVKGGLILDIGLRGFLPASLVEMRRVRDLQPYVGKEIEAKIIELDKNRNNVVLSRRAFLEQTQSEVRSEFLHQLQKGQVRKGVVSSIVNFGAFVDLGGVDGLVHVSELSWKHIDHPSEVVEVGNEVTVEVLEVDLDRERVSLSLKATQEDPWRQFARTHQIGHVVPGKVTKLVPFGAFVRVEDGIEGLVHISELAERHVEIPEQVAQVGDEIMVKVIDIDLERRRISLSLKQANEGEGGEKPEFHPEAYGMEAQYDEQGNYIYPEGFDAETQEWLPGYEQQRENWEREYAAAQARYEAHIKQIDEAKAADAEAAIEQGTGGSFSSNSESGSGTLASDEALAALREKLAGGQ
- a CDS encoding COG4315 family predicted lipoprotein; this translates as MKRKRLLFAGLGLVPTAVGVLVVLNPTGSTASPQPSSTASAPVLSPDGDEAVKPPPAAVIGLAASSFGVKVVDGAGRTLYRFSLDTAGSSKCVGGCTAEWLPARSYGGKPRPGNKVSAPEVGNIKRPDGSEQITLEGYPLYYYSGDSGPGQSNGHGRSAFGGTFSAQPAAKPGG
- a CDS encoding TIGR02611 family protein; translation: MNPVRPDRGAAITSRHGSAEPDDAGSGKRQYDEEPGLLDDIADRVGFRARIESNPALKQTYRIGVGVVGTVVLVAGVVMIPFPGPGWLVVIAGLAILATEFAWAERLLDFTKAKVLGWTRWVNSQAIWIRVLIGLATAAFVYGVIVVVLHVTGVPSWVPRWIPLWR
- a CDS encoding ATP-dependent DNA ligase → MTTAADGTSLAHVDAVLSDVAATRSRTAKTAALATLLASARPDEVEALVGVLLGRPRQGRVGIGWRGLQTARAAASPAGAPSLTVRDLDRALERYAALGGSGSAAARSAVLAGLFTAATEPEQDLLMRVLGGEVRTGALEGVLVDAAAAAAGLPKDAVRRAVMLGGSLGGTIARALLEPDAVAGIGLAVGVPVQPMLASTAANVGDGLRVVDGPASVEHKLDGARIQVHRRGTDVRVFTRTLADVTGRVPEIVDAARALPCSDVILDGESLTLDQDGAPRPFQETMSRFGASAPRAELLAPRFFDVLHVDGRDLIDEPLRRRREELTRLAPDLLIDGAVTDDADEAARVLDEALAAGHEGVMIKDVDSPYAAGRRGKAWLKVKPVHTYDLVVLAAEWGSGRRRGWLSNLHLGALDPAGDYGEPGEFVMVGKTFKGLTDELLRWQTATFPQYETRRTQHAVFLRPELVVEIAIDGVQASSRYPGGVALRFARVKRYRDDKPPADADTIGTLRSLLRT
- the coaE gene encoding dephospho-CoA kinase: MLNIGLTGGIGAGKSAASAALDAIGATIVDADKIAREVVERGTVGLDRVRAEFGDAVLDAEGALDRPALAAVVFNDQAALARLNAIVHPLVRARSQELVEAAGPDAVIVHDIPLLAEGSMAPSFHLVVVVHAPEELRVQRLTTARGMDRADALARIRAQADEQSRLAIADVVLDNAGSLESLGEQVARLWHERVTPYAEGLREHRPALVRIAPREGAAQRELARLAYAARSVGGSATLAGQHVQLSGAPERLRAALAAAGWFGDPTFSSADPAALLTAHIVDATGQVTAGG
- a CDS encoding N,N-dimethylformamidase beta subunit family domain-containing protein encodes the protein MTAHVLPRSSRASSQVRHLLPWLPLVLMIAMVTVAVPGTFGAQPAAAAGVCDPGGSVIACENSLPGDPPSDWQVSGSGDSTIQGFATAASASPGETVSFKISTTAKSIHLDILRMGYYQGNGARIITAGVKPSVTLPQNQPSCLTDATSGLVDCGNWAVTASWAVPTTAVSGVYLAHLVRDDTGGDSLVPFVVRNDTGTSAMLFQTSDETWQAYNTYGGNSLYQCNVACPPGSPGGYKGAYKVSYNRPLNNNDTSNGLLYAEYPMIRFLEANGYDVSYTTGLDVATRGPLLSNHKVFLSVGHDEYWSGEQRANVEAARDKGLNLAFFSGNEVFWKTRWEPSIDAAKAAGRTLVTYKETHFDAPVDPQDPPTWTGTWRDPRFSPPGDARAENSLTGQFFLVNSGTTDIQVPAQYAKLRLWRNTAVASLAAGQTLTLGSGLGTLGYEWDEAANNGSQPVGLVKLSSTTAAAEAFVDYGTSVAQGIPVTHNLTLYRATSGALVFGAGTVQWAWGLDGATTGKAPDKNMQQATVNLFADQGVQPATLIAGLTPATASADGTPPTAAITSPASGTTVADGAKVTVSGTASDSGGGVVAGVEVSTDAGKSWQPATGTTSWSYTWIAHGYPSTTVMARAVDDSGNLQTPGAGVSVTVACPCSIWGPNVTPGGVDSGDTGAVELGMQFTTEVAGTVTGVRFYKSSKNTGTHIGNLWTAGGQLLARATFSNETASGWQLVSFATPVAVTGNTTYVVSYYAPVGHYSQDAGYMYLHPSPQPDGNGSLDSPPLHALRNSQGVANDLYSYSGSTTFPVNTYHGENYYVDAVFTPGQSSAPTAPTAPSGVTATAGNASATVSWTAPPNGGSAITKYTVTPYAGTTAGTPVTVTGNPPATGTTVTGLTNGTSYTFTVTATNAVGTGPASDPSNAVTPSAPTAPAAPSGVTATAGDTSATVSWTAPPNGGSAITKYTVTPYAGTTAGTPVTVTGNPPATGTTVTGLTNGTSYTFTVTATNAVGTGPASDPSNAVVPAAAPGAPTAVVATAGVRSATVTWTAPSDGGSAITGYTITPYVGGKAQTPTTITGNPPATTATITGLKFNATYTFVVQATNAIGTGPGSAASNPVSPTQR